The Candidatus Tanganyikabacteria bacterium genomic interval CCTCGGGGGGTTCGTCCGCCGGGGTCTCGACCTCTTCCTCGATCAGGGTCGCGCCGTTTTCCAGCAGATCGTCGCCTTCGGGATCGGCTTTCAAGAGATCGTATTTCCCTGCTTTGACTTCGGGCTTGCCCACAGCTTCTATTCCCCTTCTCGTCCAGGAGCCTGCGAGACGAGGCTTGATTCCCCGCCTCGCGGCGCACCCGGGCTACGGCCCGAGAGCCGGGTCAGATGCTCTTGAGCTCGCATCTTCGCGTCCTGGATTTCCAGCGTGATGCGCTGGACATCCTCCGAGGAGAGGTCGGGACGCGTGAGCTCCCTGGCGCGGGACGAAGCGATGTCCCGCCAGAACTCGCACGCGATGACGGCGACGTAATCGTCCATCACCCGCTGCGAGCCGGCGGGGGCCTTGCTGGCGGATTCCTCGAAGCTGATGTCGATCAGCAGGTCGTGCTCGGGCCCTTCCGGGGTGCGATCGATGACGCCGGGCCAGCCGGCGACGGCGGCGAGATCGCCGCAGAGGCGCTCCCGGAGCGCCTGAGCGGCCGGCGTCGGGAATGGGATGTCACCGAGGCTCGCGGCGACCGTTCGCCGTGCCTCGAAGTCTTGGACCATCAGGTAGATGAGACCCCGCTCTGCCTCCGCAACGCGTTGCTGCGCGACCACCACCGGCCGCGTGCCGGTCTGGAGCGCTCCATTATGCCGTAACTGCGGGTTGAATTCCATAGCCACGGCATTCTCGGTGAGGCCCAGTCGCAACGCGATTTCCCCGTAGTAGCTGGACGCGCGCGCCGGGCTTCCCAGCCGCCGCAGCACCGGCAGCAACTCGCGCAGCGCCCGGTCCTGGCCCGCCCGCGACCGCAAATCCGGGATCTGCTTGAATAGTCGGGCGATCTGGAAGGCGACGACGTCGGGGGCGGTCGCCGCCAGCTGGGCGAAAGCCGGAGCGCCGTGCGCCCGGATGAACTCGTCGGGGTCCTTCCCGTCCGGCACCGCGAGGACCGACAGGAACAGGCCCGTGGCCCGGGCGACTTCCTCGAGCGTGGCGATGCCCTGGCTGGCCGCCGTCTGGCCGGCGGCGTCGGCGTCGAACGCGACGATCACCCGCTTGCCCGGCGTGTACCGCAGGAGATTGCGGGCCTGCTGGGGTGTCATCGCCGTGCCAAGCACCGCGACGGCCTCCTCGAAACCGGCCTCGTGCAACGCGATGACGTCCATGTAACCCTCGGCCACCAGCACCCGGTCGGCTTTCCGGATGGCCTCCTTGGCCAGGTGGAGGGCGAAGACGTGCTGGCCCTTCTGGTAGAGCGGCGTCTCGGGCGAGTTGAGGTACTTGGGCTGATCGCCCGGATCGAGCGCGCGCGCCCCGAAAGCCACGACCGCGCCCATGTCGGTGCAGATCGGGAACATGAGCCGCCCCCGGAAGAAATCCCGGAAGCCGCCCTGCTGGCCGCGGCGGATCAGGCCCGCGTTCTCGAGCAGTTCGGGCGCGAAGCCCAGGCCCGACAGGTGGCGCAGCAACCCGTCCCACCCGCGCGGCGACGCCCCGATGCCGAACCGTTCGACGACCTCCGGCGAGAGGCCGCGCCGGGCAGCATACTCCCGGGCCGCCGCGCCTTCCTCGGCCTGCTCGTAGACCCGGCGGAAGTAGCGGTGCGCCTCGGCCATGGCCTCGCGCAGCTTTCGCTGCTCGTCGATGAACTCGGGCGCAGCCTCGGTAAGCTCGATTCCGTACCGATCGGCCAGATGCTTGAGAGCCCCCCGGAAGTCCAGGCTCTCCCGCTTCATCAGGAAGGTGAAGACGTCGCCCTTCTCGCCGCAGCCGAAGCATTTGAAGAAGCCGTCCGACGCGTTGACGCGGAAGCTCGGCGTCTTCTCCTGGTGGAACGGGCAGAGCCCGGTGTACCAGGGACCGCCCTTGTGCTTGAGCACGGTCGCCTGGCCGATCACCTCGAGGATGTCGGCGGCCTGGCGAACGCGCGTCTTATCGTCCATTCGTTTTCGGGTCGGGCTCCATGTTAGCGCCTGCCGGGAAAGACGAGGGGGCGCCGGGGTTGCGATCCGGTGGATGGGCTAGAATGGGGTGATGCCCAAGGTGCTGGTACTGGAAGACGACCCTACAAACGCGACCCTCATGGAGGTCATCCTCTCGCATGAGGGGTTCGCCGTCGAAGTCTGCCGGCGCGCCGAGGATGCGTTCGACCTGGCACGGGTCACCCGCTTCGATCTGGTGGTCGTGGACCTCGATCTGCCGGGTAGCCGGTACGACGGCATGGAGCTGATCAGGCGCCTGAAGGCCGCGCCCGAGACCGCGGCGCTGCCGATCATCGCGTGCACGGCGGCGCTACTGCGCTTCGAGGCGAGCGAGGCCAAGCAGGCCGGCGCGGCCGCCTTCCTCGCCAAGCCGTACACGGTGGACAACGTCCGCAAGCTGGTTCACGGCCTGATCAACGGCTCATAAACCCGTTGTCAGGTTGATCTGACGCCCGCCCGGTCGGCGGCGTGCGCCGTGAGTTCCTTCTTGATGGCTCCGAGCCGATCGTCCAGGTCGTGGTCTTCCAGGCCGCCGAACCGCACCGCCTCGTAGGTCTCGATGAATTCGACCACCAGGGGCGACACGGGCGCGAGCGACGGGTTGCGAGCGGCCGCCGCGGCGTGCTCCGAGGGCGACCAGCCCTCGCGGCGCTTGAGACCGTACCGCTCGAAGATGTCGAGCAACCGCAGGTAGGACCGGGTCGCCAGGAATGCGTTGCGGCTGCGCGACTGCCGCTGCAGGAGCCGCAGGTTGAGGGCCTGCGGCGAGAACGCCCACGCGAGGCCCGCCCCGACCGCCAGCAGGAACCCCAGCAGGATCCAGAACCCGGCGCCCATCCGGTCGTGGGCATAGCCCACCAGCGCCAGGGCGGGGGCCGTGGCGTGATCCTCGGTGAACTCGGTCGGCGAGGCCGAACCCGGCGTCGCGTCCACCGGCACCCACCCCGCGCCGGCCAGGTGCACCTCGGTCCAGGCGTGGGCGTCCGACGTGCGCACTTCCCAGAACCCGGTGAACGGGTTGTAGCGGCCGGGCGTGTAGCCGGTCACCAGGCGGGCCGGAACGCCCACCATGCGGGCCATGATGGTCATGGCCGAAGCGAAGTGCTCGCAGTAGCCCCGCCGGGACTCGAACATGAAGTAGTCGATCTGGTCGGCCGTGTGGGGGAACGGCGGAATCGAGAGGTCGTACGGGAAGGACTTGCGCAGGAAGCCGCGCAGCGCCACCACCTTGTGGTACGGGTTCCCGAGATCCCGCGTGGCCTGGATGGCCAGGTCGCGCACGCGCTGCGGGACGGTTTCCGGCACCTGCAGGTAGTTGCGGAAGCGGGCGATCGCCGCCGGGGAGATGTCGGAGGCCGCCTCGAGCACGCGTTCGTTCCAGGCGGTCGGCTCCGTGATGACCGAGTAGAAGAGCCCGGCGCCAAGCTGCAAGGGACTGCGATATCCGTCGTACGAGTCGCGGAACAGCAGGCTCGACGGGAAGTAGAGCTGGAACGCGTTGGGGGGAAGCGGCACCAGGTTGCTCTGATCGGCCTCGACGTAGAGCGTCCGGACCTGCTTCTGGCCGCTGCCGCCCAGCCAGGTGATCGGCAGGTCGAAGGGCAGCGACGCCGTGGTCAGGCGCTCGATGTCGTTGGGCCGGGTCATCGTCCACATGCGCCCGTCGTACCGATCGTAGGCCATGCCCCGCCAGTACTCGGCGCGGTTGCTGCGGATCTTCAGGGCGATCTCGTCCGAGAGCCGGCCGCGGAAGTTGAGATCCAGGCTCTCGGAGAAGCCGTAGTACGCCTTCGGGTTCACCTGGCGAATCGCCGTCGGGTCCACGTTTCCGGACGGATAGAAGCGGTTCTGCACCCGGGAATCGGGGTGGAAGGGCAGCGTGATCATGCCGCTCACCGGGAGTTGCCGGAGGTACAGCCCCGTGCCGCGAGGCAGGACCAGGAAGAGCATCGTTCCGGCCAGGAGCATGAGCAGGCCGTTGACGGCGATATCCCGGCTCAGCGGGCGCCAGGCCGGGCGGTGCTGGTACTCCGACAGCATGTCGAGGTGACCGCAGACCAGGAGCGCGATCACGAAGGCCACCAGGATGGGCCCGAAAGCCATGTCGCGCGACAGGCTGGCCGACACCACCATCAGGATCGCACCGACCATCTGGGCGATTCTCAGATTGTGGCGGCGCGGCAGGTCGAAGGAGTTCAGGACCGAGAGCCAGAGCAGCAACTGCGCCAGGGGAAGCCGTGTGTCCTGGATGTACAGGAACAGGTTGGCCAGGTACTGGTAGAGCAGGTAGAGCATCCCGATCGCCAGGAAGCCCTTCACGAACCAGTTGCGGCCGCGATACCAGTGCGAGAACCAGCTTCCGACCGCCACGAAGAGCATGGCCAGGAAGTAGTCGAGCTTCCACTCGATGGTCAGCAGGCCCATGATGCTGATGCCCACCACGGCGAAGGTGCCCAGGCGCATCGGCCCGAGATAGTCGTCGCGGCGGACCAGGAGGCCCAGGCCCTGCCGATCGAGGAACGATCCTACCATCAGAGCCTCCTCGGGGGGGTGCCGCCCCCCCGAGCCCCCCCGCAGTGCCTTCCCTGGCGCCAGGCCGGGCATCCATGCCCGGCAAGCCAGGACTCCGATTCGCGCGGGAGTGCCAGAGCCGCCGATGGGCAAATCATGCCGGCCGCCCGCTGAGCAGCGTCTGCGAGATGTCGGCGCCCACCGGCAGGGGGATCGCGCCGGGCAGGGGCGCCTGGTCCGGGTTGCCGGCCTGGATCCAGTAGGCGGCCACCGACCGCCAGCCCGCATCGCGGGGCGAGATGACGATCAGGCCTGCCGGATCGAGTTGCGCGAGGTAGGGGGCCAGGCTCTCGTCGCTCGCCTTGGCCCGCGCCAGCGCCTCTAGCTGGGCATCCAGGGGCCCCGAGCACTCGCCTTCCTGGGTGACGAGGCTGGCGGCGACGCCCTGCGAGTTGAAGTAGGCCAGGATCGATGCGCCAAGCGAGATGGCATGCTCGAGGCTCTGTTCGGAGTGGCCCGCCAGGTCGAGGAGGACGTTGGCTCCCCCGGCGATCGCCGTGCCCTCGGTCTCCTTGACCACCAGCCGGCCGACGCGGGCCGTGCCGCGCCAGTGGATGGTGCGCAGCGGATCGCCGCTGCGATAGTCCCGCGTCGAGCGGATCATCTCGCCGTGCGGCACGGTGCGGGCCATCGGATGCTCCTCGCCGCCGCGCGCGTCGGCCCGGAACCACGGCATGCTCTCGATGTGGTGGATCTTGGGCGTGACGATCACCTCGCCGGGAACCGCCACGCGGCGCCGCCAGACCACCAGGCCAAGCGGCGCGGCCTGCACGTAGACCGGGGGCGTCGGGTAGAC includes:
- a CDS encoding DNA primase; translated protein: MDDKTRVRQAADILEVIGQATVLKHKGGPWYTGLCPFHQEKTPSFRVNASDGFFKCFGCGEKGDVFTFLMKRESLDFRGALKHLADRYGIELTEAAPEFIDEQRKLREAMAEAHRYFRRVYEQAEEGAAAREYAARRGLSPEVVERFGIGASPRGWDGLLRHLSGLGFAPELLENAGLIRRGQQGGFRDFFRGRLMFPICTDMGAVVAFGARALDPGDQPKYLNSPETPLYQKGQHVFALHLAKEAIRKADRVLVAEGYMDVIALHEAGFEEAVAVLGTAMTPQQARNLLRYTPGKRVIVAFDADAAGQTAASQGIATLEEVARATGLFLSVLAVPDGKDPDEFIRAHGAPAFAQLAATAPDVVAFQIARLFKQIPDLRSRAGQDRALRELLPVLRRLGSPARASSYYGEIALRLGLTENAVAMEFNPQLRHNGALQTGTRPVVVAQQRVAEAERGLIYLMVQDFEARRTVAASLGDIPFPTPAAQALRERLCGDLAAVAGWPGVIDRTPEGPEHDLLIDISFEESASKAPAGSQRVMDDYVAVIACEFWRDIASSRARELTRPDLSSEDVQRITLEIQDAKMRAQEHLTRLSGRSPGAPRGGESSLVSQAPGREGE
- a CDS encoding response regulator; the encoded protein is MPKVLVLEDDPTNATLMEVILSHEGFAVEVCRRAEDAFDLARVTRFDLVVVDLDLPGSRYDGMELIRRLKAAPETAALPIIACTAALLRFEASEAKQAGAAAFLAKPYTVDNVRKLVHGLINGS
- a CDS encoding DUF3488 domain-containing protein, which encodes MVGSFLDRQGLGLLVRRDDYLGPMRLGTFAVVGISIMGLLTIEWKLDYFLAMLFVAVGSWFSHWYRGRNWFVKGFLAIGMLYLLYQYLANLFLYIQDTRLPLAQLLLWLSVLNSFDLPRRHNLRIAQMVGAILMVVSASLSRDMAFGPILVAFVIALLVCGHLDMLSEYQHRPAWRPLSRDIAVNGLLMLLAGTMLFLVLPRGTGLYLRQLPVSGMITLPFHPDSRVQNRFYPSGNVDPTAIRQVNPKAYYGFSESLDLNFRGRLSDEIALKIRSNRAEYWRGMAYDRYDGRMWTMTRPNDIERLTTASLPFDLPITWLGGSGQKQVRTLYVEADQSNLVPLPPNAFQLYFPSSLLFRDSYDGYRSPLQLGAGLFYSVITEPTAWNERVLEAASDISPAAIARFRNYLQVPETVPQRVRDLAIQATRDLGNPYHKVVALRGFLRKSFPYDLSIPPFPHTADQIDYFMFESRRGYCEHFASAMTIMARMVGVPARLVTGYTPGRYNPFTGFWEVRTSDAHAWTEVHLAGAGWVPVDATPGSASPTEFTEDHATAPALALVGYAHDRMGAGFWILLGFLLAVGAGLAWAFSPQALNLRLLQRQSRSRNAFLATRSYLRLLDIFERYGLKRREGWSPSEHAAAAARNPSLAPVSPLVVEFIETYEAVRFGGLEDHDLDDRLGAIKKELTAHAADRAGVRST
- a CDS encoding DUF58 domain-containing protein; this encodes MTGRAFVLGLIAVATFFAAVNVQAGWLYVLSDAFLGVLLSCLLLAIWSVQNLGVTARSEGITEQGVPLRITAIVENRGTWGRAFLAMLVPPVGRLRQGIAAVFRVAPHGWPSQLLESLPAGVWTQLKVDVPTPRRGVYPTPPVYVQAAPLGLVVWRRRVAVPGEVIVTPKIHHIESMPWFRADARGGEEHPMARTVPHGEMIRSTRDYRSGDPLRTIHWRGTARVGRLVVKETEGTAIAGGANVLLDLAGHSEQSLEHAISLGASILAYFNSQGVAASLVTQEGECSGPLDAQLEALARAKASDESLAPYLAQLDPAGLIVISPRDAGWRSVAAYWIQAGNPDQAPLPGAIPLPVGADISQTLLSGRPA